CAAAGTATTGTTGTCTTGAAAATAATGTCCAATTTCTTGCAGCTACTTCATTAATGCTTTCAGAAAAGTATACCAGTAACACTGAAATGACAATAAAAGGTTAATTCCTTCAAGATGTATAAACATTCCACCTGTCATAgacaatttcatatttttcactttgttaaatcatatatatatatatttacagtttTTAAGTATTCAGTAATAGTTACTGCCTGTTAAATGTTGTGCCATTTGTTTTCGTTTGTTtctagatgtaagattttattaTGTCTGTTGGGCAacattttttgaaataaataagaatactTTTACTTAACAACACATTATTAcaagtattataattaaattcaattgttttgattaTGCAGAACTCAACTCTGCcctctaatttaaatatgataataatttttgtagtaTTTGTTAAAATCAAGTACATCCAAAAGAAAGTACTTTGTTAAATGtcttataactatatataaataagcttTTAGTTTTGATATAGTCATACTTACATAGTGTGATAAAGAGGATAATCTGAAAATTTCCATAATTTCGTGTAGAAAAGCAGGTGAATGTGACTAACACATGGAATGATAATAGTGCTATGAGCCAAGGATCACGCCATTcaatctgaaaaaaaatcataagagaTGATTATTCATCATAAAAGAAAAGATTACTTtgtatttatgaatatttaggcCTAGAAACAAATTAAGATGTACTAGATATATTGTTCATTGACTCTAGCTTGGAAACTGCAAAATGCTTTATGGAATTACtgctgttttattttcaaatacacACAACAAATGCGACAAGTTAAGAAGTACTTACACTTTTTATGTAGGAGACAAAATCCGAAATCTCATTGACCTCAACAACTCCTTCCATTTCTAGGTTTCTGTACTGTAAAGTTTACTGTGTATCGATAAATATCTCTTAATCAAAttagttgttttaatatttacacaagCGGAATCTTGAATATTAGgatattattgtaaatcaatcaaaatagaGGTCTTCTGAACGGGAAGTTAGGCCTGgacattaaatttatgatttgtttaaattatttattttaaccgGTCACCGGAGTtctataatttactttatttatcgTATCAccgtacataatataaatgacaAATCACTTAATAAAATCACGCCTCTCGATAGTTGGGTTGGGTGCACAGATATCTcctatatttaatgtatgtatattaaattatttttattctctaTGCTATTACAGTGGACCGTATTATACTTCGGAGGGGATAGACTACAGAGTGCCTTCGAAGTTCGAGCTACAGAATACTAGCTTATTagtagtccttttcatgaaagaagtcccccagacgcggcgctgcaatagcataacgtaatgttgccatttatgagtaaaaaatttacctattttatttacatttagcagatgtaatttatcaaataatattattttctgcatacttcgatgaaacaatatttctgttatgtaaaaagtatatttttatttacttatattagcggtgttctatctacttacagggaaaagatgagaaaatagggtaaagaaaagcaatacaattttttattcagagttttattgcataattgttgggttacaatttttttcgaagtacacgccgctattataccttcgtttataattcttgttacagttttctctgacacacctgcaatttaattatgaacaattaaaaataatagtaactttaagtttataatgcttatgtaatatgtaatttcagttacctagtttcatcacgttatgtatttattcaattttgtcgcaaaaacgaatttatatcataaaagtcccatcaatacagaaaaaaattattaaatggcaacccTAAAAAGTACCCGTTATGGCGCCAACGCCgccaactctcttccgaacattgtttagtggtattaaaacaccttgattcttatgttccgcttcacagaactctttcacctttaatatcatttctcgagccgaactttttacaacttttggcattgtaatcaatctttaaaatgcactaagctagttaaaaattcacaaaaatctaccacaacaaacgaacttgataacatcgacgaatgacaacattgccgacctgtcaaatttagttccaaaaatcaccgcgggacttctttcattaAAAGCACTatagttgagattctatatcTAGTATACGTACTAGTTAGTATACAAGCCAGTGGTGACTGGTAAGTAAAGCAGTATTGGTGAACCAATGAAAATAAAGAACTGGAAATACCTACAGAAAAAAGTCTAAACCTCAAGTCTCAACCATTGTTACAAAACAACTTAATACTTATATACATccattcttttatattttacaaaaaaattgttaaattatctTTCAAAGTGTTTCAATATCTTGCCGAACTTCAAGTTCAGACACATTATTcacacatatacatattattatttcaattctAGCTAGTAATACTTGTACCTAGgtaaaaactttagatttctatCCACCATCCATCTATAGTCTTTATGTGTATATAGATAGgtgctaaaaatatatagtcgATGATACTTCATTCTCTAGATACTGTCTTATAATAGTATTAGAAACCCCTGAAATAAAGTTTAGCAtacgtacataatataatacacacgaAAAATCCAATAAACCAAAGTATCAAGACATGTCATTCCAACTAACCAGTCAACACTTGCAAATGGCTCAATATCGATGAGTGTGTATGTTCTGCATCTTGTTGATCAAGTATTCTTtgataaacattgaaaacaatatttcttgcTTGCGATCGAAGATGTTTCTTTGACATTTTCACCgcttttaaaggaaatttgaaGCCAAACCAAAACAATTCCTCGAAATTTCAGGTGAcagatgaatttttttgttgcCATATGAAAATCGCTAatctttaaacttttttttttgccaTCAGATTCTGGTAGACCTATAGTTTTCGCTAATAATTAATCTGTGATTACTGGTTTGAAAATGCAattttgcaaaatattattatattatgcttGACGTTAGTTGAGTGAGTTGTGTTTGTATTTTGCTatctcaaaaaataaatttaaaattattatagtgtagttatattaaaagaaGCATTGATTTTTTAACACTTCGAAAAATCAGAATAATTATCACACAAGTAATGGTCTCAAATTTTCAGACGTAAGAATAAGGTCCTGCCGGCTCCATAAGATgcataattatttcaatatctggtcttttctattttttgatatatttttatgtgctTTGAGTGCTCAGCATGGAACACTGAAATCGTCCATTGAAAGGTATAAGGAAGATTTAAGAGATTGTGGACCCTTTGATAAACAGTGTTCCCATTTAGATGAGGATTTGGCTCTTTTGTCGTGTTCTATAAATATTACTCGAAGTAACAAAACTCAGTTGCCATTTATATGCCAACACAAAATATGGCTCCATCAATTAGATTTACATGACAACAATTTTCTTGAAACTAAATTGAAAGAAGCCTGTCTGGAGGAACCCATTATCTTAGATTGTTTAAATTCAATTGGAAATATTATTGATTGTGTGTTGAAAAGAAAACCAAgtgtaaacaataaattatgtcTTAAAACCATTAGTAAAATTGAGGTCTTGATGTTTAATGATTGGCAGATAACAAATACCTTTGTTAAAAACTGTTATGATGATATACAAGCACTATCCTGTGGCCGAATACCTCCAGACCCTAAAACACTTTCCCAAATGCATACATTAAGATGTATTCAGAATCATGAACAAAATTTAAGACCTGAATGTCAATCTGAAATCACATCACTtgaagaaattaaatacaattctcTTCAATTAGATAAATTAGTATTTGCTGTATGTAATATTGATCAACGAAACTTCTGTCCAGATGAAGTTCCTGGGTCtcttttaatgtataaatgtcTTATAAgacataaatatgaaaatggtAAGAACTTTTTTATGAAACCAAATATTATACTCAAAATTGTTATACttagtgttaattttttttacaggtaTGACAAAAAGATGTCAAGATCAATTATTTTATGCCCAAAGAAACATTgtattgaattataaaatgagCAAAGGTTTGGTAAAATCTTGTAAAGAAGATATTAGAAAATATCATTGTCGCAAAGGCGTTGTTGATGATAAAGATGTGCGTCTTGCGCAAATTTTACTCTGTTTAGAAAATGTTGCAAGAAATGGCACTGTTAGTTTAGCGGCAGAATGCGTGGCTGAGATGACAGACCACAGAAAGATGCTTATGGATGACTATAGATTATCTCCAGAGTTGATGCAAAGTTGTGCCAATGATATAACAATCCTATGTAAAGGTGTGGAAGGTGGTGGTAAGACAATACATTGTTTAATGGAACATGCTAGACCCAGAAAACGTAAAGAACGAAGAATAAGTGCTACATGTCAAAAGTCACTAGAGATACTAGTACAAGAAGCCAACCCAGGAGAAGATTGGAGAGTAGATCCAATTTTACGCAAAGCTTGTAAACCAATTGTTGATAAAGCTTGTGGAGAAGTTAATGGGGGGAATGGCAGAGTAATGTCATGCCTTATGGAAAAACTTGGCACAGCTTTAATGAGTGCAGAGTGTGAAACAGCACTGATACAGatacaatatttcatatcaagAGATTTTAAGCTGGATCCACAGTTATACAGGGCTTGTAGATATGATGCAGTCACTCAATGTAAAGCTAAATTACAATGGGCTGATGCGAGCGAACATCAGTCTCAAAAAGACCCTCTTATCCTAccatgtttatataattatgctTATGACTCAGAGTTAAAAGGAATATTGCAACCAGCCTGTGAACAGCAAATTAGAAGAGTTATGAGACAAAGAGCTGTGAGTGTTGATCTTCTACCAGAAATAGCAGATACTTGTATGGATGAATTAGCAAATCTTTGCTATGAAAATACGGGTAAAGGAGAAGAAATTCAATGTTTACAAAGTAAAATCAAAGAATTATCATCTAAATGTAAAGAAGTTGTGACAAATTTTACTGAGACTCAAAGTGGTCATATTGAACTGAATGCCATAGTTGGTACAAACTGTAGAGTTCCCATAGAAAAACTATGTTCATCTGAACTTAAAAGTAAATCAGATGACGATGAAGTTTTAGACTGTCTCATCAGACATAAGAATGATCCAGAAATAAAAGCAAATTTAAAGTGCAGGGCAGCCATTGAGCATGAACAGTTGATCTCTTTGAAAAATTACAGATTCACtagaaagtttaaaaatgCTTGTAAGTCTTATGTAGTAAGGTTTTGTCCAAAAGCACAAACTAAAAGTCAGGTTGTGACTTGTTTAAGTGAAATAGTCAGAAATGACACAATCAGCAAAAGGAagcatacaatttataaagagtGTCGTCAACAATTAAGAAGTCAGCTGTTTCaacaaaaagaaaatgtaGATCTGGATCCAGAACTTAAAGAAGCATGTAAAAAAGACTTAAATGCATATTGTTCTAACATTCCTCATGGAGAGTCAGCTGCGTTGGAATGTCTTCAGACAGCAAAGTCTGGATTGAGTGCTCCTTGTAAAAAAGCAATATTTGTAGTAAGAAAACAAGAGTTTACAGATAATGCAATAGACTATCATTTGATAACTACTTGTAGTGATATGATAGATTTATATTGTCATAATACAGAGCCTACAGTTCTTTTAGATTGCttaaaggtaaataaaatacttatttattttttattaataaggtactttattaataaaaaatatatgtattgtaaGATAGCTTAATCCAACTAGGGCAAAAGAAAACATGATATAGTAACTACTAGTTATCAAAAGTGTGTTGTCTTAGTAAAAGTATCCACAAGTATATCCAATTTTTTCAGTCAATTTCtcttaacaataataacttcTTACAAATAATGACAAAATGCTTTCTTAACATTCATTCAATGTCCATGTGAATAAATGAAAAGTTTGTGCAATGGTTAGGTTTCTACAACataaaaaatccttttatttagttaagttacaatACTAGTagctttttgtttatttaaaggcACATCGTGATGAAACAGACTTCAATAAGAACTGTAAGTATGTCGTAACAAACAGAATGATTGAACAAAACTTGGATTATCGGTTTAACAACAACTTACAAAATGCTTGTAAAGGAGATATTCGTAAATATTGCTCTCCAATTATAtgtaagtaatattaataaaagcataattattaatgtaataatattctatTCGAAATTGTAACTTTTCTTTTCTAGTAAATGAGCCACAAGATATTGAGTTACAAGGAAAAGTACtatattgtttaaaagaaaaatttcgaGAGTTGAAATTAGAGAAAACATGTGAGAATGAGCTGGCAAATGTTCTTAAAGAACAAGCATTAAACTACCGCCTCGATCCTCTTCTTGGAAAGTTATGCAAAGCAGAAATTCAAACTATTTGTGCCATTCCAAATGATTCAATAACAAATTCAGATGGCCAGGTAGTGAATgatcttgtaattttttagttgtatggaaaaaggaaaacataattaaCCATTTTGCACTTTCAGGTAGAGGAATGTTTAAAGAATGCTCTTTTAAATCACAAAATAGTATCAGCAGAATGTGCAAGAGAGGTGGTACAAATTATAGAAGAAACAGAAGTAGACATCGAGGCTGACCCATTGTTGGAAAGAGCTTGTGCTTTAGATTTACTCAAGTACTGTAAAGATTTAGAGCATGGTGCGGGAAGACGTaagcaatttttatattaattcatgGCTCAGAGAATTATGTTCTCTGAAACCATTCTACTTAACTTGCCTGCATACCAATGACAGTAATCTTTGTATCAAAATTAAGTTTCTGTTTAGCACTATAAGTAGGTtgactaaatataatttttatgtaactattattaaaaactttatatatatattttcaggtTTAAAATGCTTAAAGATCATTTTAAATGATAGTAGTAGAAAGCTTGAAACAGAATGTCAAAAGGAATTATCAAGTAGACTAGAAATGTACAGATATGTTGCAGCTGTAAGTAATTGAAAGtctttataattgttttttatgtagTTGTTCCAGAACACttcaagttttaattaataactttttgttttcagGTAAATGTAGTAGAAAATATAGGAGATGTTTATAATGAGATCTCATCTTCACCTTCCAAAAAGTATTTCTTAGTTGTAGGTTTTTCAATTataggtttaatttttatatttggatTATATTGTGGTAGAATTACAAAGAGAGCCATGTATGTAAAAAGGAAATAGATAAATTAGGcacaaataaatttagtaattaaagacaaataatctttattaaaaacaaaactcatTAAAAGTTTTCATCAAAGTCCATTTCTTCTATGTCATTTTTCTCATGCTTTATAGTTGGTTTAATATCCTTTTTGggttctaattttaaatccCCTTTAAGTAGTTTCTGACTCTCTTCAAAATATTGGTTGGGATGATTAATTCCTAGACCAATGTTAGAACTATGTACCACATCAAAATATTTGCTGCAGGCTATTTGGTAATGGCCTCGTTTTGCTAAATCAACCACATCATGTAGAGctgtaacaattatttaataaataattacatacagTTTTTCTTAAGTATTTCatcaaaatgttattaaagttagatataacaaaaaaaaaataactaaaatataatattggttTAAAATACCTTGTTGTTCAAATCCATAGCCTttcagtttattttttaaaacatttgcaTCACTATGTTTAAAGGGACACCCATGGCATTCTCCAGGGCCcacattattgtttattattttcaaacaatTAAATGGTGAATAATTCTTCTTACTTCCTTCTTTACCATAGTTATATCTTACATTgtaagaatattgtttttcaaaCTTATCTAAATCCATAACTTTTGTAAATTCTTCTCTCCAGAATTTAAGAGAATCTTCCAGTGTCACACCAAttccttttaagaataatccATATTGTAATCTGCCTCCATGTTTAAGATGATGTGTCGATCTAAGGAACTCGTGTAGTTGACGCATACAGAGTGGAAAAGACTTTATGGACAATGAATCAAGACTTTCTATAGGAATAACAGCCTTTGAGTCACTGTAGTCATTGCCAGTATATGATTGATGTAATCcttttaataaagaaactaACCTTTCATCTTGTTCTATCTCACCAAGATGGTGACATGCAATGGCAAGACTCTGCCTTAAATGGACTCTATATTGAGCTGTCAAAACGgatataaaatctttatgtGAAATATATGCATACCCACCCTTTAAGTATACTTTCCTTGTTTTAACCAAATCAAgtacttcaaaaaattttaCCTTATAAAATTTCATCTTATCAATATTTGGATGGTGTGTTGACTCtcgtaaatttataataagttcATCTTTTTCTTCTTCAGATATATTAGTGtagcataaattattaatagtaaaaaaattatctacagAATCACCTTTCATAGTCATAAAACGCATTCGAAATAACTCTATTTCTCTAGAAATAAACCATCTCCGCAATTCTT
Above is a genomic segment from Pieris napi chromosome 7, ilPieNapi1.2, whole genome shotgun sequence containing:
- the LOC125050844 gene encoding Golgi apparatus protein 1 gives rise to the protein MHNYFNIWSFLFFDIFLCALSAQHGTLKSSIERYKEDLRDCGPFDKQCSHLDEDLALLSCSINITRSNKTQLPFICQHKIWLHQLDLHDNNFLETKLKEACLEEPIILDCLNSIGNIIDCVLKRKPSVNNKLCLKTISKIEVLMFNDWQITNTFVKNCYDDIQALSCGRIPPDPKTLSQMHTLRCIQNHEQNLRPECQSEITSLEEIKYNSLQLDKLVFAVCNIDQRNFCPDEVPGSLLMYKCLIRHKYENGMTKRCQDQLFYAQRNIVLNYKMSKGLVKSCKEDIRKYHCRKGVVDDKDVRLAQILLCLENVARNGTVSLAAECVAEMTDHRKMLMDDYRLSPELMQSCANDITILCKGVEGGGKTIHCLMEHARPRKRKERRISATCQKSLEILVQEANPGEDWRVDPILRKACKPIVDKACGEVNGGNGRVMSCLMEKLGTALMSAECETALIQIQYFISRDFKLDPQLYRACRYDAVTQCKAKLQWADASEHQSQKDPLILPCLYNYAYDSELKGILQPACEQQIRRVMRQRAVSVDLLPEIADTCMDELANLCYENTGKGEEIQCLQSKIKELSSKCKEVVTNFTETQSGHIELNAIVGTNCRVPIEKLCSSELKSKSDDDEVLDCLIRHKNDPEIKANLKCRAAIEHEQLISLKNYRFTRKFKNACKSYVVRFCPKAQTKSQVVTCLSEIVRNDTISKRKHTIYKECRQQLRSQLFQQKENVDLDPELKEACKKDLNAYCSNIPHGESAALECLQTAKSGLSAPCKKAIFVVRKQEFTDNAIDYHLITTCSDMIDLYCHNTEPTVLLDCLKAHRDETDFNKNCKYVVTNRMIEQNLDYRFNNNLQNACKGDIRKYCSPIILNEPQDIELQGKVLYCLKEKFRELKLEKTCENELANVLKEQALNYRLDPLLGKLCKAEIQTICAIPNDSITNSDGQVEECLKNALLNHKIVSAECAREVVQIIEETEVDIEADPLLERACALDLLKYCKDLEHGAGRRLKCLKIILNDSSRKLETECQKELSSRLEMYRYVAAVNVVENIGDVYNEISSSPSKKYFLVVGFSIIGLIFIFGLYCGRITKRAMYVKRK
- the LOC125050849 gene encoding transmembrane protein 18; this encodes MEGVVEVNEISDFVSYIKSIEWRDPWLIALLSFHVLVTFTCFSTRNYGNFQIILFITLLLLVYFSESINEVAARNWTLFSRQQYFDSKGLFISVVFCIPILLNCMIMVGSWLYQSTQIMTNLKKAQLRQRLKELNMNRGKITKSD
- the LOC125050846 gene encoding DNA primase large subunit, translating into MDFKIKRKSTKSAIAGGLLETYPHDLQMYKLPPVGDISLQEFETLALERLTLLRCLATATTLKGLRLYSEEWCDFILGDLRSQGIKYYVKLCEKSGCSTQDVDLQARRKDHIAHFILRLAYCRTEELRRWFISREIELFRMRFMTMKGDSVDNFFTINNLCYTNISEEEKDELIINLRESTHHPNIDKMKFYKVKFFEVLDLVKTRKVYLKGGYAYISHKDFISVLTAQYRVHLRQSLAIACHHLGEIEQDERLVSLLKGLHQSYTGNDYSDSKAVIPIESLDSLSIKSFPLCMRQLHEFLRSTHHLKHGGRLQYGLFLKGIGVTLEDSLKFWREEFTKVMDLDKFEKQYSYNVRYNYGKEGSKKNYSPFNCLKIINNNVGPGECHGCPFKHSDANVLKNKLKGYGFEQQALHDVVDLAKRGHYQIACSKYFDVVHSSNIGLGINHPNQYFEESQKLLKGDLKLEPKKDIKPTIKHEKNDIEEMDFDENF